A window of Nocardiopsis sp. Huas11 genomic DNA:
CGCGTCGCTGCGCACGCGCGTCCTGCGCCGCGCCGCCCTGGCCGCCGGGTGCCCGGCGAGCGCGCTCACCGCCCGCCACGTGCGCGAACTCGACCGGCTCGTCACCGACTGGCGTGGCCAGTCCCACATCGACCTCCCCGGGGGCGTGCGCTGCCGGAGGATCGCGCGGCGGCTGCGCTTCGAGGCCTGAGCCGGCCGGCGGGACCGGGCGGCGCCGTCCGTGGTCACGCCGCTTATCCTGGGTCCCGCACACGGGGAATCCAGCAGCGAGGACATTGAGCGTGGACGCTAAGGACATGGGACAGGACCTTGAGAAGATCCTGGTCACCGAGGACGAGATCAAGTCGCGCCTGGCCGAGCTGGGGGCGCGGATCGACGCGGACTACGCCGACCGGGACCTGCTGATCGTCGGGGTGCTCAAGGGCGCCGTCATGGTGATGGCCGACCTCGCACGCACGCTGCACAGCCCCGTGTCCATGGACTGGATGGCCGTCTCCTCCTACGGGGCCGGCACGACCTCCTCCGGGGTCGTGCGCATCCTCAAGGACCTGGAGACCGACATCAAGGACCGCGACGTCCTGATCGTCGAGGACGTCATCGACTCCGGTCTGACGCTCTCCTGGCTGGTGGGCAACCTCAGGTCGCGCGGGCCCCGGTCCGTGGAGGTCTGCACGATGGTCCGCAAGCCGCTGGCGTTCGAGGTCGACCTGAACGTCAAGTACATCGGCTTCGACCTGCCCAACGAGTTTATCGTCGGCTACGGCCTCGACTACGCCGAGAAGTACCGCAACCTGCCGTTCATCGGCACGCTCGCCCCCCACGTCTACGAGGGCTAGGGCGGGGCGGGCGGCGCGCGCCCGGGCGTCCCGCCCGCGCCGCGCCGCGCCCGGAGCCTTCCCCCAGAGCCCGCCGGGAGCGCCCACCGGCGCCGCCGAGCGGCGCGGGAGGAGCCCCGGGGAACAACGGGGCGGGTCGCCGTCGTTGCCATCATGACGGTTCCGGTGCCCGGCCCCGAGCGGTGCGTCCGCCCGGTGGGGGAGGTGTACCGTCGAATATCCCGGCGTCATCGCGGGGAGCACGTGTCCGTTAGGTCCTGCTTCGGAAAGTCCTCTGGGGCGGACAGCCTGGTCAGGAGGGACGGACCCGACAGGGTTCCGCTCACATGAATCTGAAGCGCTTTTTCCGCGGCCCGTGGATCTTGATCCTGGCGGTCGCCGTCATGCTCATCATCGGCTTCCGCGTCTTCGACGTGGGTGGCGGCCCGCAGCCCGAGGACGCCGACATCTCGTCCGTGTACCAGCTCATCGAGAACGATGAGGTGCACAACGCCGAGATCATCGACCGTGACCAGCGCATCGTGCTGACGACGACGGACGACGAGATCTTCGAGGCCTACTGGGTCGAGGGTCAGGGCGCCCAGCTCGCGGAGATGCTCCAGACGTCGGCGGACGACCCGGACAGCAACCTGAACTCCTACGAGGTGTCGGTCGCCACCACCTCGGTGTGGACGACCGCGCTGTTCAGCCTGCTCCCGCTGATCATCATCATCGGTATCTTCTGGTTCATCTTCAGCCAGATGCAGGGCGGCGGCTCGCGGGTGATGCAGTTCGGCAAGTCCAAGGCCAAGCTCATCACCAAGGACACGCCCAAGAACACCTTCGCCGACGTGGCCGGGGCCGACGAGGCCATCGAGGAGCTCCACGAGATCAAGGAGTTCCTGCAGAACCCGGCCAAGTTCCAGGAGATGGGCGCCAAGATCCCCAAGGGCGTGCTCCTCATGGGCCCGCCCGGTACCGGTAAGACCCTCCTGGCCCGCGCCGTGGCCGGTGAGGCCGAGGTGCCGTTCTACTCCATCTCCGGTTCGGACTTCGTCGAGATGTTCGTCGGTGTGGGCGCCTCGCGCGTGCGCGACCTGTTCGAGCAGGCCAAGGCCAACGCCCCCGCGATCATCTTCATCGACGAGATCGACGCCGTCGGCCGCCACCGCGGCGCCGGCATGGGCGGCGGCCACGACGAGCGCGAGCAGACGCTCAACCAGATGCTGGTCGAGATGGACGGCTTCGACGTCAAGGGCGGTGTCATCCTCATCGCCGCGACCAACCGGCCCGACATCCTGGACCCGGCCCTGCTGCGTCCGGGCCGCTTCGACCGGCAGGTCGTGGTCGACCGTCCCGACATGGACGGCCGCAGCGACATCCTCAAGGTGCACGCCAAGGGCAAGCCCATGGCCGACGACGTCGACTTCCGGGTGATCGCCCGCCAGACCGCCGGGATGACCGGCGCCGACCTGGCCAACGTCATCAACGAGGGCGCCCTGCTCTCCGCCCGCGCGGGCGCCAAGGTCATCACCCACGCGGTGCTGGAGGAGGCGATCGAGCGGGTCATGGCCGGCCCCGAGCGCAAGACCCGTGTGATGTCGGACACCGAGAAGAAGGTCATCGCCTACCACGAGGGCGGCCACGCCCTGGTGGGCCACGCGCTGCCCAACTCCGACCCGGTGCACAAGATCACGATCCTGCCGCGCGGACGCGCCCTGGGCTACACCATGTCGGTGCCGACCGAGGACAAGTTCCTCACCTCGCGCTCGCAGATGATGGACCAGCTCGCCATGATGCTGGGCGGCCGCGCCGCCGAGGAGCTCGTCTTCCACGAGCCCACCACCGGCGCCGGCAACGACATCGACAAGGCCACCAACCTGGCCCGCAACATGGTCACCGAGTACGGCATGAGCGAGCGCCTGGGCGCCCGCAAGTTCGGCTCCGGCAGCACCGAGCCGTTCCTGGGCCGCGAGATGTCGCACGCCCGTGAGTACTCCGAGGAGATCGCCTCCATCATCGACGAGGAGGTGCGCCGCCTCATCGAGTCCGCGCACGACGAGGCCTACGACGTCCTCGTCGAGTACCGGGACGTCCTGGACGACCTGGTCGTGGCCCTGCTGGAGAAGGAGACCCTGACCAAGGCCGAGGTCCTGGAGATCTTCGCCCCGATCACCAAGCGGCCCTCCCGCGGCTCCTACACCGGCTACGGCAAGCGGCTGCCCTCGGAACGGCCCCCCGTGCGCTCGAAGAAGGAGGTGGCCGCGATCAGCGCCGCCGAGAGCGCCGAGGGCCTGCTGCCGGAGTCCGGCGGCGAGGCGACCGAGACCACCGAACCGCGCGGGAGCGAGATCAACGGCGCCGAGTACAAGGGCTCCGCGGCCCCGGGCGCCAACGGGCAGCTGTCCACCAGAGCAGAGGCCGAGGGGGACGACGCGTGACCGCCATGGAGGGCCTGGAGCCCAGACCCGTCGACCGGGAGCGCATCGAGCGCGCCGTGCGCGAGATCCTCATCGCCATCGGGGAGGACCCCGAGCGCGACGGCCTGGTCAAGACGCCCGAGCGCGTGGCCCGGGCCTACGAGGAGCAGTTCTCCGGGCTGGGCCAGAAGCCGGGTGACGTGCTCACCACGGTGTTCGAGGCCGGGCACGAGGAGATGATCCTGGTCAAGGACATCGAGATGTACTCCACCTGCGAGCACCACCTGGTGCCGTTCTACGGTGTGGCGCACGTGGGCTACATCCCGGCCGCCGACGGCCGCATCACCGGTCTGAGCAAGCTCGCGCGGCTGGTCGACGTGTACGCGCGCCGGCCGCAGGTGCAGGAGCGGCTCACCGGCCAGGTGGCCGACGCGATCATGGACAACCTCCAGCCGCGCGGCGTCATCGTCGTGGTGGAGGCCGAGCACCTGTGCATGACCATGCGCGGGGTCCGCAAGCCCGGGGCGAAGACGGTGACCTCCGCCGTCCGCGGCATCTTCCGGGGCAGCGACCGGACCCGGGCCGAGGCGATGAGCCTCATCTTCGACCGTCGCTGACCCGCGCCCGACCCCTTGGAGAGGAACCGCCCCTCCCCAAGGGGTCTTCGTGTGCCCGGAGAGCCGTGCCCACTCGCCCGGCCGCACTCCGAGCCCGCGAGCGCGTAAACGAATAGGGTGATCCTTATGGGGCCGAAACAGACAGTTCCAGGGTTGCCCGACCGCGGGCGGTGCCTGGTCATGGGGGTCGTCAACGTCACCCCCGACTCCTTCTCCGACGGCGGCGAGTGGTTCGATCCCGACCGCGCGATCGAGCACGGCCTGCGCCTCGTGGAGCAGGGAGCGGACATCGTCGACGTCGGCGGTGAGTCCACGCGCCCCGGAGCGCAGAGGGTGTCCGCCGCGGAGGAGCTGCGCCGCGTCGAACCGGTCGTGCGCGAACTCGCGGCCAGGGGCGTCCACGTCAGTGTCGACACCATGCGCGCGGAGGTCGCCGAGCGCGCCGTCGGGGCGGGCGCGGTCCTGGTCAACGACGTCAGCGGTGGGCTGGCCGACCCGGCCATGGCCCGACTCGTGGCCTCTTCCGGCGTTGCCTACGTGTTGATGCACTGGCGTGGGCATAGTCATGACATGCAGAGCCGTGCCGTGTACACGGATGTCGTCCAGGAGGTCCTCGATGAACTCCGCGACCGTATGGAGGCCATGATCAGTGCAGGTGTCGACCCGGGTCAGATCGTCCTGGACCCGGGACTGGGATTCTCCAAACGCCCCGAGCAGGCGCACAACTGGGCGATTCTCCACCAACTCGAACGTTTTCACGCGCTGGGGCGCCCGGTGCTGGTGGCCGGCTCCCGCAAGCGCTTCCTGAGCCGGCTGCTGGGGGACGCCAAGGGCAACGACCGGCCCTTCGCCGAATGCGACGCCGCCACCGCGGCCGTCTCCACCCTCTCCGCCGACCGCGGCGCCTGGTGCGTGCGCGTGCACGACGTGCGCTCCAGCGCCGACGCCGTGCGCGTGGCCTCGGCCTGGTCCGACGGCGGCGCACGACTCGACCTGGGCCGGGGCGAGCCCATGGACCGGGGCGGCCTGTGAAGTCCCGCCAGGAGGTCATGGAGCGCGTGGCCGAGGCCAACGCGCAGTTCTACAGCGCCATCGAGAACGGCGACATCGACCTGATGCGCACCGTCTGGGCCGAGGAGCACGAGGCGCCGGACCTGGTGTGCGTCAACCCCGGATGGCCGCTGCTGCGGGGGCGCACCGAGATCATGCGGGCGTGGTCGCTGATCATGGCCAACGTCACCTACATCCAGTACGTGCTCACCGAGACCCACATCGGGGTCGGCGGCGACGTCGCCATGGTGACGTGCGAGGAGAACGTCCTGACCGCGGAGGACGGCAGCCCCGGCTTCGTGGCGGGCGGGCAGGTGGTCACCACCAACCTGTTCGTGGCGACCGACGCGGGCTGGCGACTGTGGTCGCACCACGCCTCGCCGGTCCTGATGGAGGACGACGACGAAGCGGAGGCCGAGGACTGATGCGCGACCGCATCACGCTCCGCGGCCTGCGCGCTCGGGGCCACCACGGCGTGTTCGACTTCGAGCGCCGCGACGGCCAGGACTTCGTGGTCGACGCGGTGCTCTACCTGGACACCGCTCCGGCCGCGGCCTCCGACGACGTCGGCGACACGGTGCACTACGGGCTGCTCGCCGACCGCCTGGTGCGGATCGTGACGGGCGAGCCGGTGAACCTCATCGAGACGCTGGCGGAGCGGCTGGCCGCGGAGTGCATGGCCGAGTCCCTGGTGGACGGTGTGGAGCTGACGGTGCACAAGCCGTCGGCGCCCATCGAGCACGAGTTCGCGGACGTGGCGGTCACGGTCACGCGGGGGACGAGGCGTCCGTGGTGACGCGCGCGGTCCTCGCCCTGGGCTCCAACCTGGGCGACCGGCGGGCCACGCTCCAGGGCGCGGTGGACGCGCTGCTCACCGGGGGGCCGTCCCCGGTGGCGCTGTCCCCCGTGTACGAGACCGCGCCGGTGGGCGGGCCCGAGCAGGGCGCCTACCTCAACGCGGTCCTGGTCGTGGACACCGACGACGGCCCGCTGGAGCTGCTCCAGCGGGCCCAGGCGGTGGAGCGGGACTTCGACCGGGTGCGGGAGGTCCGCTGGGGCCCGCGCACGCTGGACGTGGACGTCATCGCCTTCGGTGACGCGCGCTCCGACGACCCCCGGCTGACCCTGCCGCACCCGCGCGCCCACCTGCGGGCGTTCGTGCTGCGGCCGTGGCTGGACGCCGACCCGGGAGCCGTGCTCCCGGGCCGGGGGCCGGCCGCGGACCTCCTCGCGGCCGTGGAGGCCGCCGACACGGCGGGGGAGCAGGCCCTGCGCCGCCGGGACGACCTGGCCCTACGGCTCCCCGAGGGGGCCTGATGGCGGAGGAGGACGAGCACAGGCTCCGCCCCACGGGCTGGCGGGTCCCGGCGGTGCTGATCGCGATCGGTGCCCTGCTGGGCGTCCTTCTCACGAACGTGCTGTCGTTCCTGCCGGTGCTGCCGTGGTCGGGGATCCCGACCCTGCTCCTGCTCGCGCTGGCCGAGGGCTTCACGGCCGGGCGGACCAGGCGCCGCATCCGCAGGGTGCCCGGCACCGAGCCGATGGAGCCGCTGAGCGCGGCGAGGCTGGTGGCCCTGGCCAAGGCCAGCGCGCTGTTCGCGTCGTTGGCGGCGGGCTTCTTCCTGGGCATCGCGTTCGCGGTCTCGGACCGGCTGGAACTGCCCTCGCCGCGCGAGGTGTTCTTCACCGCGATCGGTACCGGCGCGGCCGCAGCGGCGCTGCTGGCGGCCGCGCTGTACCTGGAGTACGCGTGCCGGGTCCCCGAGGACGAGGACGGGCTGGACGACCCGCGCGGGAGGGCGTGAGGGATGTCGGTGTCCGCCGGCTGATGGTTGACTGGGCCCGTGGACACCAGTGATCCGACTCCTTCGCCGTCCCCGCCGGAACGACCGCTGGACGCGGCGTTCGCCGCGCCCGCGGGCACACCCTGGCAACGGGTGTCGCCCGCCCTGGCCTGGTACCGACGGCTGGTGCTGGGCGTGCCGAGCCTGATCGCGGGCGCGGGCGGGGCCGTCCTGCTGTTCCTGTGGGGGCACCCGGTCCTGGCCGTGGCGGTCGCCGTGGCGGCCCTGATGGTGGCGGGGGGCGGCTGGCTGCTGGCTGGACTCTTCCATCGCTCGTGGGGCTACGCGGAGGCTCCCGAGGAGCTGTACCTGACCTACGGGGTGTTCCTGCGCCAGCTCGTCGTCGTCCCGTACGGCCGGATGCAGGTCGTGGACGTGACGGCGGACCTGCTGGAGCAGGCGCTGGGCATCGCGACGGTCCGGGTGCGCACCGCGGCGAGCACCGCCGACACCCGGGTGGTCGGGCTCGGCCTGACCGAGGCCGTGGAACTGCGCGACCGACTCGCGTCGCGCAGCGAGAGCTTCTCGACGGGGTTGTAAGTGCACTCATCCGCCCAACCGCCGCACGACCGACCCGAGCCCGAGCGCTCGGAGGCGGACCACGACCGTCCGGCCGGGCACCCCTGGGTCGCTCCGGGCGACACGGGCCGCACGCCCGGCCCTCCGCCGCCGCCCGCCGCGCAGCGGCCGTCCGCGCCGCCGCCCGTGCCCGGTCCGCCGGGTGCTCCTGCCGGCCCCGCGCCGCGGCCCGGTCCGCCGGGCGCCCCTCCCGGCCCCGCTCCGCGGCCGGTTCCGCCGGGGGCTCCTCCCGGCCCCGCGCCGCGACCCGGACCGCCGGGGGCCCGCCCCGGGCCGCCCGCCCCGTTCGACCAGGGGCCGGTCCTGCTCCCGCCGAACGTCGGATGGCGTCCGCCGCCGACCCGGCGTCCGGAGCCCGAGGACGACGTCACCACGGGCGAGTTCCGGTCCCACTGGTCGATCGTGCCGGCGCAGGTGGCCGCCGTGACCCTCGCGTTCGCGGCCCTGATCGGCCCGATCCTGACCACCTTCGGCTTCGTCTGGGTCGTGATGATGACCCTGGCGGTGGTCTTCGGGTCGCTCGCCCACGCCCTGCCCGCGTGGTGGTACGGCACGTTCGGCCTGCGCGAGGACCACCTGGTCGTGCACAGCGGCCTGGCCATGCGCAGCTCCCGGGAGATCCCGCTGAGCCGCCTCCAGGCGGTGGACGTGGTCCGACCGCTGCTCATGCAGGTGTTCGGCCTGGCCGAGCTGCGCATCGAACTGGCGGGCGGCGACCACAGCGCCATCCGGCTGCGCTGCCTGCGCCGGACCCTGGCGGAGCGGCTGCGCACGGCCGTGCTCGCGCACGCCGCGGGCCTGCCCGGGCGCACGCCCGAGGCCCCCGAGTGGCCCCTGTACCGGCTGCCCTTCCCGCTGCTGCTCGGCGCGCTGACCTTCCGCGTGCCGATCCTGTTGTCGTTCGTCGCCCTGCTGATGCTCCTCACCGCCGGGGTCGTCTTCGTGGAGCCCGGAGTGGCGGCCGCCCTGATCCCGTTGGTCCTGGGGCTGCTCAGGTACTACTGGGGCCCGCTGGCCCGCTACACGGACTACTACGCCTCGCTCTCGTCCGACGGGCTGCGGCTGAGGTACGGCATGTTCCAGCGCCGCATGCAGACGGTCCCGCCCGGGCGGGTGCAGGCCGTGCGGGTGGTGGAGCCCCTGTTGTGGCGGGCGCTGGGCGTGGCCCGGGTCGAGGCGAACGTGGCCGGATACGCGGGCGAGCGCCAGGGCGAGTCCGCGACCCTGCTGCCGGTCGCCCCCCGGCGGCTGGCCTTCTCCCTGGTCAACGAACTCTTCCCGGACAGTGACGCGGCGCGGGTCCCCCTGGTGCCGGGCCACGTTCGCGGCGGCTCCCTCGTGGGGGTGGACGAGCACCTGTTCGTCAGCACGCACGGCCTGTTCTGCCGGATCACCGAGATCGTCCCGGTGGAGCGGGTCCAGACGCTGCGGATCACCGCGGGCCCGCTGGAGCGCCTCCTGGGCCGGGTCTCGGTGGACGTGGACACCCCGCCGGGGCCGGTGCGCGCCCACGCGTCCCTGCGGGAGGCGTCCGAGGGCCGCGGGCTCCTGGACGCGCTCGTGGAACACGGGCGGCGCGCGCGGGTGCCGGAGGCCGGAACGGAGCGGTGGGCGACCAGGTCGACGCTGACCCGCGACAGGGACCGGGCGCCCGACGCCTCCGGGGACTCACCCGGGAGTAGTTTGTGATCTGAGTCACATAGCGGGCCTCGTGTGGCTGATGTTGCTGTCGCCATGTCCGACATGTCTGCTCACTGGGTGTGATTCTTCCAGTTCAGAGTCGGAAACTTCTTGCGTGTTCCGGCCACGTACGGCGAGTGAGTATGGCTAAATAGTGACTGAACACGGTGAGTGTTCGCAGTCATACACATCGTCAACGTTATTGACCGGTTGGTGCCCCACCGCCGACTGGTTCAAGGAGAAATTCATGCTGAAGAAGGCTCTCGCCGCCAGTGCCATCACCGCTGCCGCCGCCGGCGTCCTGTTCACCGGCTCTCCCGCCATGGCCAACAGCAACGTCTTCACCTCCGGCAATGGCAGCATCCTGAGCGGCAACCAGGCCGTGCTGGACCTGGACGCGCCCATCAACGTCTGCGGCAACGCGATCGCCGTCCTCGGCGTCGCCGGTGCGAACTGCCACGACTCCGGCGCCACCGTCAAGAACTGGTAGTGCCCAGGGTCCGCATCCGGCGGACCCAGGCGCGCATCAGCACGCGGTGAGCGTGCGGCCCGAACGGGCGGGGGTGTCCAGTCGGAGACGTCCCGGCTGATCCGCCCGCAAGGCCCACGCACACCGCGCCCGCGCCATCCCGTGACGACGGGATGGCGCTTTTTCGTGTGCGGGTCCACAACCTGCGGATCCTGTGCCGCCGAACGCGGCCGACCGCAATGCGCATTGGTGTGCGACTGGAACGTCGACGACCCGTGACGCTGCGCGCACGCGGTTCCGGCGATCTGGAACCTATGTCCCGATCGGCCCCGCGACGCCACATCACACATAGTGATATTTAAGAGCCTACTTGTGATCAGTGCAGTTCAAGAGGGGTGAACTGGGCCACTTCACGGGTAACTTCTTCACCAGCGCCCCCGGGTGCCCCCGAAGAAACACCCCACGTGCGGACGGCCCCCCGTCCGGACACTGAAGGAGACACGAAGTGCTGAAGAAGACGTTCGCCACCGGTGCCGTGGTCCTCGCCTCCGCCGGGATCCTCCTCACCGCGGCCCCCGCGGCGGCGCACGCCAACGCCTGGACCTCCGGCCACGGGTCCAACGTGAGCGGCAACATCGCCTACATCAACGGCATCGAGAACTCCAACGCCGGCTGCGGCAACTCCAACGCCGTCCTCGGGCAGTCCCTCGCCTCCTGCTACAACTCCGGGGTGATCATCCAGAACTGATCCGGTCCCCCACCGTGCGGGGGTGAGGACCAGCAGTGGGGGCGGGTACCCGGTACCCGCCCCCACGGGTGTCCCTGGGACACAGGTCACCGGCCCGGGAGGGCTATCGTGTGCTCAGGCGTCACGGTGCGGGAGAGCCGGACGCACGAACACGAGGGGGCACCACACATGGAGACGACGCAGGGGCGCCCCGCCCGACTGCGGGTCGGCGTCATCGGACCCGGCCGGGTCGGATCCGTGCTCGGCCTGGCCCTGAGCCGCGCCGGGCACAAGGTGGTCGCCGCGTCCGCGGTCTCCGAGGCCTCCAAACGACGGGTCGCCGACCGCCTGCCCACGGCGCGGATCCTCGAACCCGCCCAGGTCGCCGAAGCCGCCGACCTCGTCCTGCTCACCGTGCCCGACGACGAGCTCGCCGAACTCGTCGAGGGCCTGGCCGCCACCGGCACCGACCTGCGGGGCAAGATCCTGGTCCACGCCAGCGGAGCCCACGGGTACGGGATCCTCGCCCCGGCCACCCTCGTCGGCGCGCTGCCCCTGGCCCTGCACCCGGCGATGACCTTCACCGGGCGGCCCGAGGACGCCGAGCGCCTCGCCAACTGCGCCTTCGGCGTCACCGCGCCCGAACAGCTGCGGCCCATCGCCGAG
This region includes:
- the folK gene encoding 2-amino-4-hydroxy-6-hydroxymethyldihydropteridine diphosphokinase, translated to MTRAVLALGSNLGDRRATLQGAVDALLTGGPSPVALSPVYETAPVGGPEQGAYLNAVLVVDTDDGPLELLQRAQAVERDFDRVREVRWGPRTLDVDVIAFGDARSDDPRLTLPHPRAHLRAFVLRPWLDADPGAVLPGRGPAADLLAAVEAADTAGEQALRRRDDLALRLPEGA
- a CDS encoding nuclear transport factor 2 family protein, producing MKSRQEVMERVAEANAQFYSAIENGDIDLMRTVWAEEHEAPDLVCVNPGWPLLRGRTEIMRAWSLIMANVTYIQYVLTETHIGVGGDVAMVTCEENVLTAEDGSPGFVAGGQVVTTNLFVATDAGWRLWSHHASPVLMEDDDEAEAED
- a CDS encoding PH domain-containing protein — encoded protein: MLPPNVGWRPPPTRRPEPEDDVTTGEFRSHWSIVPAQVAAVTLAFAALIGPILTTFGFVWVVMMTLAVVFGSLAHALPAWWYGTFGLREDHLVVHSGLAMRSSREIPLSRLQAVDVVRPLLMQVFGLAELRIELAGGDHSAIRLRCLRRTLAERLRTAVLAHAAGLPGRTPEAPEWPLYRLPFPLLLGALTFRVPILLSFVALLMLLTAGVVFVEPGVAAALIPLVLGLLRYYWGPLARYTDYYASLSSDGLRLRYGMFQRRMQTVPPGRVQAVRVVEPLLWRALGVARVEANVAGYAGERQGESATLLPVAPRRLAFSLVNELFPDSDAARVPLVPGHVRGGSLVGVDEHLFVSTHGLFCRITEIVPVERVQTLRITAGPLERLLGRVSVDVDTPPGPVRAHASLREASEGRGLLDALVEHGRRARVPEAGTERWATRSTLTRDRDRAPDASGDSPGSSL
- a CDS encoding PH domain-containing protein, whose amino-acid sequence is MSPALAWYRRLVLGVPSLIAGAGGAVLLFLWGHPVLAVAVAVAALMVAGGGWLLAGLFHRSWGYAEAPEELYLTYGVFLRQLVVVPYGRMQVVDVTADLLEQALGIATVRVRTAASTADTRVVGLGLTEAVELRDRLASRSESFSTGL
- the ftsH gene encoding ATP-dependent zinc metalloprotease FtsH, producing the protein MNLKRFFRGPWILILAVAVMLIIGFRVFDVGGGPQPEDADISSVYQLIENDEVHNAEIIDRDQRIVLTTTDDEIFEAYWVEGQGAQLAEMLQTSADDPDSNLNSYEVSVATTSVWTTALFSLLPLIIIIGIFWFIFSQMQGGGSRVMQFGKSKAKLITKDTPKNTFADVAGADEAIEELHEIKEFLQNPAKFQEMGAKIPKGVLLMGPPGTGKTLLARAVAGEAEVPFYSISGSDFVEMFVGVGASRVRDLFEQAKANAPAIIFIDEIDAVGRHRGAGMGGGHDEREQTLNQMLVEMDGFDVKGGVILIAATNRPDILDPALLRPGRFDRQVVVDRPDMDGRSDILKVHAKGKPMADDVDFRVIARQTAGMTGADLANVINEGALLSARAGAKVITHAVLEEAIERVMAGPERKTRVMSDTEKKVIAYHEGGHALVGHALPNSDPVHKITILPRGRALGYTMSVPTEDKFLTSRSQMMDQLAMMLGGRAAEELVFHEPTTGAGNDIDKATNLARNMVTEYGMSERLGARKFGSGSTEPFLGREMSHAREYSEEIASIIDEEVRRLIESAHDEAYDVLVEYRDVLDDLVVALLEKETLTKAEVLEIFAPITKRPSRGSYTGYGKRLPSERPPVRSKKEVAAISAAESAEGLLPESGGEATETTEPRGSEINGAEYKGSAAPGANGQLSTRAEAEGDDA
- a CDS encoding DUF3180 domain-containing protein, encoding MAEEDEHRLRPTGWRVPAVLIAIGALLGVLLTNVLSFLPVLPWSGIPTLLLLALAEGFTAGRTRRRIRRVPGTEPMEPLSAARLVALAKASALFASLAAGFFLGIAFAVSDRLELPSPREVFFTAIGTGAAAAALLAAALYLEYACRVPEDEDGLDDPRGRA
- a CDS encoding chaplin family protein, producing the protein MLKKALAASAITAAAAGVLFTGSPAMANSNVFTSGNGSILSGNQAVLDLDAPINVCGNAIAVLGVAGANCHDSGATVKNW
- a CDS encoding Rossmann-like and DUF2520 domain-containing protein translates to METTQGRPARLRVGVIGPGRVGSVLGLALSRAGHKVVAASAVSEASKRRVADRLPTARILEPAQVAEAADLVLLTVPDDELAELVEGLAATGTDLRGKILVHASGAHGYGILAPATLVGALPLALHPAMTFTGRPEDAERLANCAFGVTAPEQLRPIAEALVVEMGAEPVWITEDKRTLYHAALAGGANHLVTLVADSAALLTAAGVPEPGRLLAPMLSAALDNALRLGIHGLSGPVLRGDAGTVAGHIEQLRENAPESVASYVELARLTADRAINAGMLDPADAARLLDVLRR
- the folB gene encoding dihydroneopterin aldolase, which encodes MRDRITLRGLRARGHHGVFDFERRDGQDFVVDAVLYLDTAPAAASDDVGDTVHYGLLADRLVRIVTGEPVNLIETLAERLAAECMAESLVDGVELTVHKPSAPIEHEFADVAVTVTRGTRRPW
- the folE gene encoding GTP cyclohydrolase I FolE produces the protein MEGLEPRPVDRERIERAVREILIAIGEDPERDGLVKTPERVARAYEEQFSGLGQKPGDVLTTVFEAGHEEMILVKDIEMYSTCEHHLVPFYGVAHVGYIPAADGRITGLSKLARLVDVYARRPQVQERLTGQVADAIMDNLQPRGVIVVVEAEHLCMTMRGVRKPGAKTVTSAVRGIFRGSDRTRAEAMSLIFDRR
- the hpt gene encoding hypoxanthine phosphoribosyltransferase; its protein translation is MGQDLEKILVTEDEIKSRLAELGARIDADYADRDLLIVGVLKGAVMVMADLARTLHSPVSMDWMAVSSYGAGTTSSGVVRILKDLETDIKDRDVLIVEDVIDSGLTLSWLVGNLRSRGPRSVEVCTMVRKPLAFEVDLNVKYIGFDLPNEFIVGYGLDYAEKYRNLPFIGTLAPHVYEG
- the folP gene encoding dihydropteroate synthase; this encodes MGVVNVTPDSFSDGGEWFDPDRAIEHGLRLVEQGADIVDVGGESTRPGAQRVSAAEELRRVEPVVRELAARGVHVSVDTMRAEVAERAVGAGAVLVNDVSGGLADPAMARLVASSGVAYVLMHWRGHSHDMQSRAVYTDVVQEVLDELRDRMEAMISAGVDPGQIVLDPGLGFSKRPEQAHNWAILHQLERFHALGRPVLVAGSRKRFLSRLLGDAKGNDRPFAECDAATAAVSTLSADRGAWCVRVHDVRSSADAVRVASAWSDGGARLDLGRGEPMDRGGL